The genomic DNA CGGCTGCGTCGTTGTTAGGACCGGTACGATCGCTATCGTCGATGGCGAGTTCGCAGCGGTTGGTTTGGGATTCGCCCGGTTTGCGGCAGCGACGCGACGTAGGGTTCGGGATAGCCGCCTTGTTTGGCAATTCCGTGGGTCCCACCGTAGTTGCACCGATGATCGAAACCTTAGACGCTCCATTACAAGATACGCTCAGCCGCGAAGCTGAGGTTGCTTCTTCCGCCGCGCTCTCGTCCGAATCGGGGCACGCCGGCGCTGGCGAAACCGCTGCGGCCAGTCTGCGAATTGGCCGCGAAGCGATCGAGATTCTGCAGTGCCCCGGATGCAGCGGCGCGTTGTCGGTCGCGGCCGAAGCGATGCAGTGCGACGCGTGCGAGCGAAACTATCCGGTCGCCGATGGCGTTCCGGTACTGGTTGTTCCCGAGAAGAGTCTGTTCGACATCGAGACGTTCACCAATGCGGAGCCGACGTTTTTTCGGCCTGTCGGCAAGGTCCGTGAACTGATCAGTGGGTGTCTGCCCGATGTGACGTTAAACGTTTCATCGGACAAGGTTTACGCCCGGATGTTGCAGCAGATGCTGGAGCGTTCGGAGCATCCCGTGGTGCTGGTGATCGGTGGCGGTGTGATCGGCGGTGGGATGGATTGTCTGGTCGACGATCCGCGGATCACGCTGATCGAAACCGACGCAGCGATCGCGCCGCGGACCAGTTTGGTCTGCGACGGCCACGATCTCCCCTTCGCCGACCAATCGGTCGACGCGGTGATCGTGCAAGCGGTTTTGGAGCACGTCGTCGATCCGCATCGCTGCGTTCAGGAGATTCATCGCGTGCTGAAGCCGGGCGGGTTGGTCTATTCCGACACGCCGTTTATGCAGCAAGTTCACGGCCGGCAGTTCGACTTCACCCGCTTCACGCGACTCGGCCATCGCCGCTTGTTCCGGATGTTCGACGAGATCGAGAGCGGGATCAGTTGCGGTCCCGGGACGGCGCTCGCTTGGTCGCTGCGTTATTTTCTGCTCAGCTTCTTCGCCAGCGATCGGATGCGGGCTGCGGTCAGCCTCGCCTCGCGGTTGATGTTCTTTCCGCTGAAGTACTGCGACCGCTACCTCGTCAATAAAGCCTCCGCCAGCGATGCCGCTTCGGCGTTCTATTTCTACGGCAGTCGCAGCGAGACACCGTTGTCGGATCGCGAGCTGGTCGCGTCGTATCACGGCGGGTTTTAGATTAGGGTCGTGAGGTGCGATTGGTCGGCTGAAGCCTCGACTCCAGCGCGGGGAGTTGCGCTTGGTCGGCTAAAGCCTTTACTCCAGCGCGGGGAGTTGCGACTCGCAGTTGCTAGGTGCGGTTGGTTTCTTCTTTGACGATCTGGCCGTCTTGGAAGTGCAGGGTGCGCTCGGCGTGTGCGGCGACGTCGGCGCTGTGGGTGACCATCACCAGCGTGACCCCTTCGGTCTCGTGCAGGTTCGCGAAGATCGCCAGGATCTCTTCCGTGGTGCGACTG from Rosistilla carotiformis includes the following:
- a CDS encoding methyltransferase domain-containing protein; translation: MIETLDAPLQDTLSREAEVASSAALSSESGHAGAGETAAASLRIGREAIEILQCPGCSGALSVAAEAMQCDACERNYPVADGVPVLVVPEKSLFDIETFTNAEPTFFRPVGKVRELISGCLPDVTLNVSSDKVYARMLQQMLERSEHPVVLVIGGGVIGGGMDCLVDDPRITLIETDAAIAPRTSLVCDGHDLPFADQSVDAVIVQAVLEHVVDPHRCVQEIHRVLKPGGLVYSDTPFMQQVHGRQFDFTRFTRLGHRRLFRMFDEIESGISCGPGTALAWSLRYFLLSFFASDRMRAAVSLASRLMFFPLKYCDRYLVNKASASDAASAFYFYGSRSETPLSDRELVASYHGGF